From Micromonospora echinospora:
CCCGCCGGTGACACGCGGCCGGGCCAGATGTTCACCGCGACGCTCGGGGAGCGCTCCTACCTGGCCCGTTCGCTGCCCGACGGCCACCTCCACGTGACAGCCGTCGAGGCGGCCACCGGCAGGACGGTCTGGGAGAAGCAGACCGACGCGACCGCGCAGCGGTGGTCGGGGGTCCGGGCGCTGCCCGACGGGCTGCTCGTCCTCGGCGACGCCACCGGCAGCACCCCACGTGTGGTGGCGGTGCTCGACGGCGATTCCGGCACGCAGCGGTGGCGGACCGAGATCGGCCGCGACGACGCGCTGCACCTCGGGCCCGACACGGTGGTCCGGCTGGACCGGGACGGCGAGCGCCTGGTCGGGCTGCGGCTGGACGACGGCCGACAGCGGTGGGAGCGGCGCAACCCGCGCACCGAGTACGGCGACGCGCGCACGAAGGTGTTGCCGGTCGGCACCGGCGCGGCACTGGACGGGCCCGGGAACGCCGAGGGCTCGCCGCTCGTCCCGTGGGCGGGGAAGGCGGACCGGCTCGTGCAGGTCGGCGCGGACCGCTCGGTCCGGGTCCTGGACATGCGTAGCGGCAAGATCCTCAAGGACCGGGGCAACGTGGCCGGCCTCAACGATCCGATGGCCGCCCGCGACGACCGGCTGTACGTGGCGGAGGGCGATCGTGGCCTGCGGCTGATCTCCTACGACCTGGGCAGTCTCGGCACGCCCAGCGTGCTGTACGAGGCGCCGGAGCAGGGCGGCCGGGTGAAGGATCTGGTCACCTGCGGGGAACGTCGCGTGTGCCTGCTGGAGACGCCGGCCGGCGGCGCCGACGGCACCCGGGTGGTGGCGGCGACCGAGGGTGAGGGCACCCGGCAGTGGGCGGCGCCGCGCGCCGAGTCGCTGGTGCCGGTCGGTCAGCACGTGCTGGCCGGGCAGGGCTCGCCGGACGTGGTGACGCTGTTCGCGCCGGACGGCACCGCGGTGCTGCGAAACCGTGACGGGTTCGCGGTCCGGCTGGACGCCGGCAACCTGCTGATCTTCTCCGAGGCGCCGAGCCCGTACGAGGACGACCGGGTCCTCGCCGGGACGGCGGTGGACGGCAAGCCGGTCGAGATGGGGCAGTTGAAGCAGATCCGCAGCGAGTCCTGCTCGTGGAACACCGAGATGCTGGTGTGCGGCGCGGACAAGGAGTTCCGGTTGTACCGGTTCGCCGGCTGACCGGAAGTGAGCTTGACAGCGATCGATGCCTCGACTGGTGTGAACGGCAGAGAGATCGACGTTCGTCAGGAGGCCCCGTGTTCGTCCGACGACGGTGGACCGCGCTCGCCACCACAAGCATCCTGATCGCCGCTGTCCTGACCCATCCCGGCCCCGGCGCCGCCGCGCCGGCCGCCCCCGCGATCACCCTCGCCCCCACCGAAACCGCCCTGGTACGCGTCCAACTGGCCGACCGGGCGCAACTCGATCGCCTCGTCGCCGGCGGCGCGGACCTGGCCAACCGTCCCCGCTCGCGGGACGGCAAGCTGGTCGCCGACCTGGTCCTCACCGGCCGGCAGCTCACCGACCTCACCCGGCAGGGCGCGACCGCCCTGCAGGTGGTGCAGCGGGCCGACGACGGCACCCGGCGGATCGCCGAGAGCCGCCGCGCCGCCGAGGAGCGCACCCGCGCCGGGCTGCGGACGAGCGGCGCCGCCACCGCTGTCGACACGCTCCAGTTCCTCCAGGCGTACTGGTGGACCACCGGCGGGCGGACCTTCCTCCAGGCCCAGGTCGCCACCACCGCCACCGACGACCCGGACGTGGAGATCACCGTCACCTGGCGTACGGCCGACGGCGCCACCGGCTCGTTCCCGCTGTACCGCTTCGAGGACTCGGGCGAGTACCAGTACCACTACGCGCTGCCGCAGCCTGCGCCCAGCCGGCCCGTGCAGTTCACCGCCACCTCCAGCCTGGGCGGGACGAGCCGGCCGGTCACCCCGTCGCTCTGGCCGAACGCCTCGCCGCCGCCGCAGCCGGCCGGCTACCAGAAGGACTTCATCGACGCGTACCTGACGCCGGTGGACATCAAGGCGCGCATCGCCCGGCTCGGCCGCCAGTACCGCGACCTGGTCGACGTCATCGACCTGCCGAACAAGACCCAGGGCTACCGCCGGACCGCCGCCGCGTACCTGGGTGACCCGGCGGCCGCCGCCGTGGTGGTGGAGTCGGTCCGCTTCGGCGACCAGGGCATGAACGGCGTGCAGGTACGCACCGTCGACCCGGGCCGGCCGAACCGGCCGCTGAGCATGCGCTACCGGGACCGGGTGCTCACCATCTCGCTGGCCACCGACCGGGCGGGCAAGGTGACGAGCACCACCGACGACGTCGCCGCCCTGATCAACGCCCCGCAGGGCGCCCGCTTCCGGGCCACCGCGGAGGAGGGCTCGGCCGGGCTGCCGATGCCGGTGGCCGGGCCGGTACGCCTCGACGACGGGTTGCAGGGCACCGAGGTGCCGGCCCGGCCGTGGACGGTGCAGGCGCTGCGGATCGGCAAGCACCGCGACGGCTCCCGGATCGGCGTGCTGGCGTATTCGCAGGAGCACGCCCGCGAGTGGGCCACCCCGCTCGTCACGCTGGAGTTCGCCGAGCGGCTGCTCGCCAACGCCCGGACCGACGCGGCGACCCGCAAGCTGCTGGAGCAGGTGGACGTGTTCGTCATCCCGACGGTGAACCCGGACGGCGCGAACTACTCGTTCCACGACTACAACTTCCAGCGCAAGAACCTGGTCAACCACTGCGCCGGTGAGGCGCGGGACCCGAAGTACCGGAACATGTGGGGCGTCGACCTCAACCGCAACTACACCGTCGGGTCCCTGTTCGACGGGTACGTGGGCGCGAGCACGAACTGCCTGGCCGGCAACTACGCGGGCACGGCGGAGTTGTCCGAGCCGGAGAGCCGCAACGTGATCGACCTGGCCAAGGCCCACCCGAACATCAGGTTCGCGATGAACGTGCACTCCTACGGCGGCTACTTCATGTGGCCGCCCGGGGCGTACAAGGCCGACGGGCGGGTGACGCTGCCGCGCCCGTCGATCGACGAGTCGACGCTGTTCCTGGCCAGCGCCCGGCGCATCGTCGGCGCCATCGCGGCCGAGCGCGGCACCGTCACCTGGCCGTCGCAGACCGGCCCGGTCGCCGACGTGCTCTACTCGGCGGCCGGCAACTCGGCCGACCAGCTCTACTACGAGCTGGGCATCTTCGCCTGGGACTTCGAGGTCGGCAACGACAGGTGGAACGAGGCCACCGGCCAGTGGGAGGGCGTCGGCTTCCAGCCGCCGTTCGACGAGGCACACGGGGAGGCACAGGAGTACGCCGGCGGCCTGGTGGAGATGGTCCGGGTGGCCCGCGACTACGCGGCCCGCAACCCGGTCCGGCGCTGACCGCAGGCGGTCCCCGGCCGACGCGGTCCGGCCGGGGACCGCTTCGGTCCGTCCGGGCGAGGGCGGGTCAGCCCGCGGCGCCGAGGTCGCGGAAGACGGTGAGCGCGCCCGGGTCGTCGATGGTCGCCGGGACCGGCTCGTCGCGCCCCTCGACCAGGCCCCGCATGGTGCGGCGCAGGATCTTCCCGGAGCGGGTCTTCGGCAGCGCCGGCACCACTGTCACCCGGCGGAACGCGGCCACCGGGCCGATCCGCTGCCGGACCAGCGCGACCAGCTCGGCGGCGAGCGCGTCCGGGTCGACGTCGGCGCCGGCCTTGAGCACCACGTACCCGCTGGGCACCTGCCCCTTCAGCGCGTCGGCCACGCCGATCACCGCGCACTCGGCCACCGCCGGGTGCGTCGCCAGGACCTCCTCCATCGCGCCGGTGGACAGGCGGTGCCCGGCCACGTTGATGACGTCGTCGGTGCGGCCCATCACGTACAGGTAGCCGTCCTCGTCGAACCGGCCGCCGTCACCGGTCAGGTAGTGACCGGGGAACGTGGACAGGTAGGAGCGGACGAACCGCTCGTCGTCACCCCAGAGCGTGGGCAGGCAGCCGGGTGGCAGCGGCAGCCGGATGACGATCGAGCCGTCCGTGCCGGGCGGCACGTCCCGGCCCGCGCCGTCGACCACGCGCACGTCGTAGCCGGGCACCGGCACCGTCGGCGACCCCGGCTTGATCGGCAGCGGCTCCAGGCCGCGCGGGTTGGCCGCCACCGGCCAGCCGGTCTCCGTCTGCCACCAGTTGTCGACCACGGGTACGCCGAGCCGCTGCCCCGCCCAGGCCCAGGTGTCCGGGTCCAGCCGTTCACCGGCGAGGAAGAGGGTACGCAGCGCGCTCAGGTCGTACCGGTCGATGTGCTCGCCGTCCGGGTCCTGGCGGCGGATCGCCCGGATGGCGGTGGGCGCGGTGAACAGGGCAGCCACCCGGTGTTCGGCGGCGACCCGCCAGAACGCCCCGGCGTCGGGGGTGCCGACCGGCTTGCCCTCGTAGAGCACAGTGGTCGCGCCGGTGAGCAGCGGTGCGTACACGATGTAGGAGTGGCCGACCACCCAGCCCACGTCGGAGGCGGCCCAGAAGACCTCGCCCGGCTCGATGCCGTAGACGTTGCGCATCGACCAGCGCAACGCCACCGCGTGCCCGCCGTTGTCCCGCACCACGCCCTTGGGCCGGCCGGTGGTGCCGGAGGTGTAGAGGACGTAGAGCGGGTCCGTGGCGGCCACCGGCTCGCACGGCGCCGGTTCCGCGTCCGCCATCACCTCGGCCCAGGTCAGGTCGCGGCCCGGCACCAGCGGGGCGGGCTCCTGCGGGCGCTGCACCACCACGCAGCGCTCCGGCGCGTGCGCGGCCTCGTCCAGCGCGGCGGCCAGGATCGGGTGGTACGGCACCACCCGGTCGGCCTCGATGCCGCAGGAGGTGGCCACCACCACCTTCGGCCGCGCGTCGTCGATCCGGACGGCCAGCTCGTGCGCGGCGAACCCGCCGAAGACCACCGAGTGCACCGCGCCGATCCGGGCGCAAGCCAGCATGGCGATCACCGCCTCCGGGACCATCGCCAGGTAGAGCAGCACCCGGTCGCCCCGGCCGA
This genomic window contains:
- a CDS encoding M14 family zinc carboxypeptidase, whose protein sequence is MFVRRRWTALATTSILIAAVLTHPGPGAAAPAAPAITLAPTETALVRVQLADRAQLDRLVAGGADLANRPRSRDGKLVADLVLTGRQLTDLTRQGATALQVVQRADDGTRRIAESRRAAEERTRAGLRTSGAATAVDTLQFLQAYWWTTGGRTFLQAQVATTATDDPDVEITVTWRTADGATGSFPLYRFEDSGEYQYHYALPQPAPSRPVQFTATSSLGGTSRPVTPSLWPNASPPPQPAGYQKDFIDAYLTPVDIKARIARLGRQYRDLVDVIDLPNKTQGYRRTAAAYLGDPAAAAVVVESVRFGDQGMNGVQVRTVDPGRPNRPLSMRYRDRVLTISLATDRAGKVTSTTDDVAALINAPQGARFRATAEEGSAGLPMPVAGPVRLDDGLQGTEVPARPWTVQALRIGKHRDGSRIGVLAYSQEHAREWATPLVTLEFAERLLANARTDAATRKLLEQVDVFVIPTVNPDGANYSFHDYNFQRKNLVNHCAGEARDPKYRNMWGVDLNRNYTVGSLFDGYVGASTNCLAGNYAGTAELSEPESRNVIDLAKAHPNIRFAMNVHSYGGYFMWPPGAYKADGRVTLPRPSIDESTLFLASARRIVGAIAAERGTVTWPSQTGPVADVLYSAAGNSADQLYYELGIFAWDFEVGNDRWNEATGQWEGVGFQPPFDEAHGEAQEYAGGLVEMVRVARDYAARNPVRR
- a CDS encoding propionyl-CoA synthetase, translated to MGAYRSAYERSIADPAGFWRDAAADIDWIIPPERILDEEAAPLYRWFPDGVLNTCHNALDRHVAAGRGDQPALIHDSPVTGTVRTLTYAELLAETARFAGALRRLGVGRGDRVLLYLAMVPEAVIAMLACARIGAVHSVVFGGFAAHELAVRIDDARPKVVVATSCGIEADRVVPYHPILAAALDEAAHAPERCVVVQRPQEPAPLVPGRDLTWAEVMADAEPAPCEPVAATDPLYVLYTSGTTGRPKGVVRDNGGHAVALRWSMRNVYGIEPGEVFWAASDVGWVVGHSYIVYAPLLTGATTVLYEGKPVGTPDAGAFWRVAAEHRVAALFTAPTAIRAIRRQDPDGEHIDRYDLSALRTLFLAGERLDPDTWAWAGQRLGVPVVDNWWQTETGWPVAANPRGLEPLPIKPGSPTVPVPGYDVRVVDGAGRDVPPGTDGSIVIRLPLPPGCLPTLWGDDERFVRSYLSTFPGHYLTGDGGRFDEDGYLYVMGRTDDVINVAGHRLSTGAMEEVLATHPAVAECAVIGVADALKGQVPSGYVVLKAGADVDPDALAAELVALVRQRIGPVAAFRRVTVVPALPKTRSGKILRRTMRGLVEGRDEPVPATIDDPGALTVFRDLGAAG